Proteins found in one Streptomyces sp. NBC_00461 genomic segment:
- a CDS encoding YnfA family protein produces MLIARSAALFVVAALFEIGGAWLVWQGVREHRGWLWITGGILALGAYGFVATFQPDTHFGRILAAYGGIFVAGSILWGAVADGYRPDRWDVTGALVCLAGMALIMWAPRNGG; encoded by the coding sequence ATGCTCATCGCCCGCTCCGCCGCCCTCTTCGTCGTGGCCGCCCTCTTCGAGATCGGCGGCGCCTGGCTGGTCTGGCAGGGCGTACGCGAACACCGCGGCTGGCTGTGGATCACCGGCGGCATCCTCGCCCTCGGCGCCTACGGCTTCGTCGCCACCTTCCAGCCCGACACCCACTTCGGCCGCATCCTCGCCGCATACGGCGGGATCTTCGTGGCCGGCTCGATCCTGTGGGGCGCGGTCGCCGACGGCTACCGCCCGGACCGCTGGGACGTGACGGGCGCGCTGGTCTGCCTCGCGGGCATGGCACTGATCATGTGGGCACCACGGAACGGCGGCTGA
- a CDS encoding GNAT family N-acetyltransferase, translating to MDRHIAFDGLHNFRDLGGYSTPDGHRIRPGRLYRADSLGKLAEGSADWDRFLSLGVRTVIDLRHPWEAEARGRVPGHPSFTYHNLSIEHRPYDQAALTPDIDPDPYLAERYMEVAQDGVKEIRRALELVAESAESGTPLVFHCASGKDRTGQLAALILGLLGIPETTVVEDFSLTELATPGIRASWSRRNDGRKPTWPGFGRAPGAVMRTFLAAMTARHGSTENYVARELSLDARALATTLRGALLEPRPTAPPVPTYRKAAPSDAPALARLHDSSALWQLARGIDQWQPGAKGETHFRTRMREGEVWLAHSGGHLAGAWELWWDDPAAWGPRPADAGYIHRLMTTPHTAPPGTGRRMLAEAESRIAATGRPYARLDCLSTNPRLRAYYKSAGYTVIGEQRAKDGGAGSPYAVTLLEKRLP from the coding sequence GTGGACAGACACATCGCTTTCGACGGGCTGCACAACTTCCGTGACCTGGGCGGCTATTCGACCCCGGACGGCCACCGGATCCGCCCCGGCCGCCTGTACCGCGCGGACTCCCTGGGCAAGCTGGCCGAGGGCTCGGCGGACTGGGACCGCTTCCTGTCCCTCGGCGTCCGCACGGTCATCGACCTGCGCCACCCGTGGGAGGCCGAGGCCAGGGGCCGCGTCCCCGGCCACCCGTCCTTCACGTACCACAACCTGAGCATCGAGCACCGCCCGTACGACCAGGCCGCGCTCACCCCGGACATCGATCCGGATCCGTACCTCGCGGAGCGCTACATGGAGGTGGCTCAGGACGGCGTCAAGGAGATCAGACGGGCCCTGGAACTGGTCGCGGAGTCGGCCGAATCAGGCACCCCGCTGGTCTTCCACTGCGCATCGGGCAAGGACCGCACGGGCCAACTGGCGGCGCTGATCCTCGGGTTGCTGGGCATTCCGGAAACGACAGTCGTCGAGGACTTCAGCCTCACGGAACTGGCCACCCCGGGCATCCGCGCCAGCTGGTCGAGACGAAACGACGGCCGCAAGCCGACATGGCCGGGCTTCGGCCGCGCCCCGGGTGCGGTGATGCGCACGTTCCTCGCCGCCATGACGGCGCGCCACGGCTCGACCGAGAACTACGTGGCGCGCGAACTGTCCCTGGACGCACGGGCATTGGCCACGACCCTGCGCGGGGCACTCCTGGAGCCCCGCCCCACCGCCCCGCCGGTGCCGACGTACCGCAAGGCCGCCCCGTCCGACGCCCCCGCCCTCGCCCGTCTCCACGACTCGTCCGCCCTCTGGCAACTGGCCCGGGGCATCGACCAGTGGCAGCCCGGCGCGAAGGGCGAGACCCACTTCCGCACCCGTATGCGGGAGGGCGAGGTCTGGCTGGCCCACTCCGGCGGCCACCTGGCCGGCGCCTGGGAACTGTGGTGGGACGACCCGGCGGCCTGGGGCCCCCGCCCCGCCGACGCGGGCTACATCCACCGCCTGATGACAACCCCGCACACGGCCCCACCCGGAACGGGCCGCCGCATGCTGGCGGAAGCGGAGTCCCGCATCGCCGCCACCGGCCGCCCGTACGCCCGCCTCGACTGCCTGTCCACCAACCCACGCCTGCGCGCGTACTACAAGTCGGCGGGCTACACGGTGATCGGCGAACAGCGTGCGAAGGACGGCGGGGCGGGGAGCCCGTACGCGGTGACGCTGCTGGAGAAACGGCTCCCGTAA
- a CDS encoding SDR family NAD(P)-dependent oxidoreductase, with the protein MATAAPSAASRIAVVTGASSGIGAATARQLAAAGYRVVLTARRKDRIEALAEEINTAGHSAAAYQLDVTDRAAVDEFATAFKTIGVLVNNAGGALGADPVATGDPADWRTMYETNVIGTLNITQALLPKLVESGDGTIVVISSTAGLSTYEGGAGYVAAKHGEHVLAETLRLEIVGQPVRVIEIAPGMVKTDEFALTRFGGDKEKATKVYEGVAEPLTADDVADTITWAVTRPSHVNVDLLVLRPRAQASNTKVHREL; encoded by the coding sequence ATGGCCACCGCCGCACCGTCCGCCGCCTCCCGCATCGCCGTCGTCACCGGTGCGAGCAGCGGAATCGGCGCCGCCACGGCCCGGCAGCTCGCCGCGGCCGGCTACCGCGTCGTCCTCACCGCCCGCCGCAAGGACCGGATCGAGGCGCTGGCGGAGGAGATCAACACGGCCGGCCACTCCGCCGCCGCGTACCAGCTGGACGTCACGGACCGCGCCGCGGTCGACGAGTTCGCGACGGCGTTCAAGACCATCGGCGTGCTGGTCAACAACGCCGGCGGCGCGCTCGGCGCCGACCCGGTCGCGACCGGCGACCCGGCCGACTGGCGCACGATGTACGAGACGAACGTCATCGGCACCCTGAACATCACCCAGGCCCTGCTGCCCAAGCTCGTCGAGAGCGGCGACGGCACGATCGTGGTCATCTCCTCCACCGCGGGACTCAGCACGTACGAGGGCGGCGCGGGCTACGTCGCCGCCAAGCACGGCGAACACGTCCTCGCCGAGACCCTCCGCCTGGAGATCGTCGGCCAGCCGGTCCGCGTCATCGAGATCGCCCCCGGCATGGTGAAGACGGACGAGTTCGCACTCACCCGCTTCGGCGGCGACAAGGAGAAGGCGACGAAGGTGTACGAGGGCGTCGCCGAACCCCTCACGGCCGACGACGTGGCGGACACGATCACCTGGGCGGTCACCCGCCCCAGCCACGTCAACGTCGACCTCCTGGTCCTCCGCCCCCGCGCCCAGGCCTCCAACACGAAGGTGCACAGGGAGCTGTGA
- a CDS encoding MarR family winged helix-turn-helix transcriptional regulator has product MAGNARERLLDELSDVSRRYMASYALFNQAVADHLGLHPTDLQCLNLLTLEGGPVTTGRVAEMTGLTTGSATRLVDRLEKAGYVVRERDAADRRRVLVATVPERIAEFGRMWDRMGGGWSALFDGLDDGELAVVIGHMRRTVRFSGEQIARLRAGEV; this is encoded by the coding sequence ATGGCCGGGAACGCGCGTGAGCGGCTGCTCGACGAGTTGTCGGATGTCTCGCGCCGCTACATGGCCTCGTACGCCTTGTTCAACCAGGCCGTCGCCGACCATCTCGGGCTGCATCCGACCGACCTGCAGTGTCTGAACCTGCTGACGCTGGAGGGCGGGCCGGTGACGACCGGCCGGGTCGCCGAGATGACGGGGCTGACGACCGGGTCGGCGACGCGGTTGGTGGACCGGCTGGAGAAGGCTGGTTACGTCGTACGGGAGCGGGACGCGGCCGATCGGCGGCGGGTGCTCGTGGCGACCGTGCCGGAGCGGATCGCCGAGTTCGGGCGGATGTGGGACCGGATGGGCGGCGGGTGGTCCGCCCTCTTCGACGGGCTCGACGACGGCGAATTGGCCGTGGTCATCGGGCACATGCGGCGGACGGTGCGGTTCAGCGGGGAGCAGATCGCGCGGCTGCGGGCCGGCGAGGTCTAG